In one Arthrobacter jinronghuae genomic region, the following are encoded:
- a CDS encoding Y-family DNA polymerase: protein MSEPSPPPAAAQRIALVDVNSFYVSCERAFDPKLAGVPVVVLSNNDGCVVARSDEAKALGIKTGTPWFKLAESAPRVGLIQRSSNYELYGDLSSRVMELLGRYALWQEVYSIDESFLGLAGTPRDLEAQGATIRTAVARHTGLPVCVGIGTTKTLAKFANRIAKQNRHLQGVCNLETMDPAAVEAIMSRVPVTGLWGVGSRLGTKLDAMGISTVADLRAADPALIRRKFSVTLQRTVLELNGTACIPHEDERADRKQLIFSRSFSTPVTTGAEMRQVMSIYAQQAAARLEREGQQASILTAYAGTSHFSERAASFPSATVRLPSPTSDPVVLSRAAVGALESQVVEGVPYTKAGVMLSGLESAGAQPLFEEFVSAQERRNLGELLGKVTDKYGAASIGLGLAGMSTATPEWTMSRRYSSPRYTTEWSELPVVKAV, encoded by the coding sequence CCCAGCGGATCGCGCTGGTGGACGTCAACAGCTTCTACGTCTCCTGCGAGCGCGCGTTCGACCCCAAACTGGCAGGGGTGCCGGTGGTGGTGCTGTCCAACAACGACGGCTGCGTGGTGGCACGCTCGGACGAGGCGAAGGCACTGGGCATCAAGACCGGCACGCCGTGGTTCAAGCTCGCCGAATCCGCGCCGCGCGTGGGCCTGATCCAGCGCTCGAGCAACTACGAGCTCTACGGAGATCTCAGTTCCCGTGTGATGGAACTGCTGGGGCGTTACGCGCTGTGGCAGGAGGTGTACTCGATCGATGAGTCCTTCCTCGGACTCGCCGGCACGCCGCGCGATCTGGAGGCACAGGGGGCAACTATCCGCACCGCCGTCGCCCGCCACACCGGCCTGCCTGTCTGCGTGGGCATCGGCACCACCAAGACCCTGGCGAAGTTCGCCAACCGGATCGCCAAACAGAACCGGCACCTGCAGGGCGTCTGCAACCTCGAGACCATGGACCCGGCCGCCGTGGAAGCCATCATGTCCCGGGTGCCGGTCACCGGCCTCTGGGGCGTGGGGTCCCGGCTGGGCACGAAGCTGGACGCGATGGGGATCTCCACCGTCGCGGACCTGCGCGCAGCCGATCCGGCGCTGATCCGCCGGAAATTCTCGGTCACCCTGCAGCGCACCGTGCTGGAGCTCAACGGCACCGCCTGCATCCCGCACGAGGACGAGCGGGCGGACCGCAAACAGCTGATCTTCTCCCGGAGCTTCTCGACGCCGGTCACTACCGGCGCCGAGATGCGCCAGGTCATGAGCATCTACGCGCAGCAGGCGGCCGCACGGCTGGAGCGTGAGGGACAGCAGGCCAGCATCCTCACCGCTTATGCCGGCACGTCGCACTTCAGCGAGCGGGCGGCGTCGTTCCCCTCCGCCACGGTGCGTCTACCCAGCCCGACGTCGGATCCCGTGGTCCTCAGCCGGGCCGCCGTCGGCGCGCTCGAGTCCCAGGTGGTCGAGGGTGTGCCCTACACCAAGGCCGGGGTGATGCTCAGCGGATTGGAGTCCGCCGGCGCGCAGCCGCTGTTCGAGGAGTTCGTCTCCGCACAGGAACGGCGGAACCTGGGCGAACTGCTGGGGAAAGTCACGGACAAATACGGTGCGGCGAGTATCGGGCTCGGGCTGGCGGGGATGTCCACGGCGACGCCGGAATGGACCATGTCGCGCAGGTATTCCTCGCCGCGGTACACCACCGAGTGGAGCGAACTGCCGGTGGTGAAGGCGGTTTAG
- a CDS encoding M15 family metallopeptidase, with protein sequence MDAAAAPEAEPPDSFTLVINKNRPLAADYVPADLTDAGGLLLRAEAAEAYARMVGDAAAEGVAVSPVSGYRSREEQSRLHASYTEKYGQEGADSLSARPGHSEHETGLAVDIGNPDGLCALETCFEGTAAGSWTAANAHRYGFLIRYPAGAEHITGYAYEPWHLRYVGPEVAGGVHDSGVTLEEFLGFPAAPNY encoded by the coding sequence ATGGACGCGGCGGCTGCCCCCGAAGCAGAGCCGCCGGACAGTTTCACGCTCGTGATCAACAAGAACCGACCCCTCGCGGCGGACTACGTGCCGGCCGATCTGACAGACGCGGGCGGGCTGCTGCTGCGCGCCGAAGCGGCTGAAGCCTATGCCCGGATGGTTGGTGATGCCGCGGCGGAGGGCGTCGCCGTTTCTCCCGTCAGCGGCTACCGGTCACGGGAAGAACAGTCCCGGCTGCACGCCTCCTACACCGAGAAGTACGGGCAGGAGGGAGCCGATTCGCTCTCCGCCCGGCCCGGCCACAGCGAGCATGAAACCGGGCTGGCCGTGGACATCGGCAATCCGGACGGTCTATGCGCGCTGGAAACCTGTTTCGAAGGAACGGCAGCCGGTTCCTGGACCGCTGCGAACGCCCACCGGTACGGCTTCCTGATCCGTTATCCGGCCGGGGCGGAACACATCACCGGGTATGCCTACGAGCCCTGGCACCTGCGTTACGTGGGGCCGGAGGTGGCCGGCGGAGTCCATGACTCCGGGGTGACGCTGGAGGAGTTTCTCGGCTTTCCGGCCGCGCCGAACTACTGA